From Podospora bellae-mahoneyi strain CBS 112042 chromosome 3, whole genome shotgun sequence, the proteins below share one genomic window:
- a CDS encoding hypothetical protein (EggNog:ENOG503P1Z1) yields MRFSTATAALAALGPLSAAAAESPFEQYKAKFQNFLSSFSGSAGIPEAADNVQVPIPKPKSKTVEPKKIDTLTLANWKDTLYAPVHAEATIPEEWLVLITGGNKTCFGRCDKLDTAFSQSALKLASLKPTPDNLHLASVNCDDEPVLCNSWSASTGVIWLFEILPAPTETGLYVKRLNTTTVTSQDIVDAYVAPKEEWTKVESDSYFHPIDGFFAKNGLAVPLGWFFWGLNAVPSWVMMLGVSFVSRSMMNKRVEGMAGGPRAGAGAPAAAAPRGAAPGDARS; encoded by the exons ATGCGCTtctcaacagcaaccgcGGCCCTCGCGGCCCTCGgccccctctccgccgccgccgccgagtcCCCCTTTGAGCAATACAAAGCCAAATTCCAAAActtcctctccagcttctccggCAGCGCGGGCATCCCCGAAGCGGCCGACAACGTCCAAGTACCcatccccaagcccaagagcAAGACGGTAGAACCCAAGAAAATCGACACCTTGACTCTGGCCAACTGGAAGGACACGCTTTACGCCCCCGTCCACGCCGAGGCTACCATTCCCGAGGAGTGGCTGGTGCTCATCACGGGCGGGAACAAGACTTGCTTTG GCCGCTGCGACAAACTCGACACGGCCTTTTCCCAATCGGCACTTAAACTCGCCTCtctcaaaccaacccccgaTAATCTCCACCTTGCCAGTGTGAACTGCGACGACGAGCCTGTCCTCTGCAACTCTTGGTCTGCCTCCACGGGCGTGATCTGGCTGTTTGAGATTCTCCCTGCCCCTACCGAGACAGGGCTGTACGTCAAGCGCCTCAATACGACGACTGTGACCTCGCAGGACATTGTCGACGCGTATGTGGCTCCCAAGGAGGAGTGGACCAAGGTGGAGAGCGACAGCTACTTTCACCCTATTGATGGGTTTTTTGCCAAGAATGGCCTCGCGGTGCCGCTGGGGTGGTTTTTCTGGGGGTTGAATGCTGTGCCGAGCTGGGTTATGATGTTGGGCGTGAGCTTTGTTTCGAGGTCGATGATGAACAAGAGGGTCGAGGGCATGGCTGGGGGTCCGAGGGCTGGTGCGGGtgcccctgctgctgctgcgccgaGGGGGGCTGCGCCTGGGGATGCTCGGTCATAA
- a CDS encoding hypothetical protein (EggNog:ENOG503P3ZK; COG:S), with the protein MPPITETTILTNYLLIPAQLPAIISLQEFTSLFPKPMQHSTHIRTLYRDLQSQRNTLLDTISEEISSQARQGKALRRHVLKAGREAQAQAQEQDDEIDIERMLGTLPPSQNKNHTLQSILPPLQDAISELESQLQLLRSEEASLLASVQKTVGDLSDLRYGRLANPKLPEQVLEGLQGLQETCKDKNRS; encoded by the exons atgcCCCCCATCACCGAAACCACCATCCTAACAAActacctcctcatccccgcccaactccccgccatcatctccctccaagaattcacctccctcttccccaaaccCATGCAACACTCTACCCATATCCGCACCCTCTACCGCGACCTCCAATCCCAACgcaacaccctcctcgacaccatATCCGAAGAAATCTCGTCCCAAGCCCGTCAAGGCAAAGCCCTGCGGCGCCACGTCCTAAAAGCCGGGCGTGAAGCCCAAGCTCAAGCACAAGAGCAAGACGACGAGATTGACATTGAAAGAATG CTGGgtaccctccccccctcccaaaacaaaaaccacaccctccaatccatcctcccccccctccaggACGCCATCTCCGAACTCGAatcccagctccagctcctccgaTCCGAGGAAGCCTCCCTGCTGGCGTCCGTCCAGAAAACTGTCGGCGATCTCAGCGATCTCCGCTACGGCCGTCTGGCAAACCCCAAACTGCCCGAGCAGGTCTTGGAGGGGTTGCAAGGGCTGCAAGAGACGTGCAAAGACAAGAACCGATCATGA
- the EAF3_1 gene encoding Esa1p-associated factor (EggNog:ENOG503NVZW; COG:B; COG:K) → MMAPSKATQAPFVKDERVLCFHMEMLYEAKILDVQAADNSDGWQYKIHYKGWKSSWDDWVPQDRVRKFTDENKELASQLMAQYKNLQSGKSKGPKKGTTAARTGGSDMSSARGSEERTQQGATTASGRGNQRRARDYDLEQSFHGWSTAQDITFEA, encoded by the exons ATGATGGCTCCATCCAAAGCCACCCAGGCTCCCTTTGTCAAGGATGAGCGGGTCCTCTGCTTCCACATGGAGATGCTGTACGAGGCCAAAATCCTCGACGTTCAGGCCGCCGACAATAGTGACGGCTGGCAGTACAAAATTCACTACAAGGGCTGGAAGTCCAGCTGGGATGACTGGGTCCCGCAGGACCGCGTTCGCAAATTCACAGACGAGAACAAGGAGCTGGCTTCGCAACTCATGGCCCAGTACAAGAACCTCCAGTCCGGCAAATCGAAGGGACCTAAGAAGGGAACGACTGCTGCTCGCACCGGTGGTTCCGACATGAGTTCTGCTCGTGGCAGTGAGGAGCGTACCCAGCAGGGGGCGACGACGGCCAGCGGGCGAGGCAATCAGAGACGTGCTCGTGATTATGATCTTGAACAG AGCTTTCATGGGTGGTCGACTGCCCAGGACATCACTTTTGAAGCATAA
- the EAF3_2 gene encoding Esa1p-associated factor (EggNog:ENOG503NVZW; COG:B; COG:K), whose product MPPLRRSTRVVPPRPAPTTRVTRATKAKMIQPKEDETIEEKLARYAAEADLHDNLTVLPTPATSVYVKNGRINFDDCYVMKSQRFDKGKIGINHPKILKARQQGVPPQAMAQIERNWEYIDPSFNPPLAGLPAEVRYPDRVPHFKSGQPGAADTLLKFEQATRVFHCKLQRMVFNIQQFILSCGEVVDEVSEDTSPLAFERVFAVPRGWFISSDKVLAPRAYRLIPDSEDNFHNRPSINIPLPDHMKALLVDDWENVTKNQQLVPLPHAHPVSEILDDYLAYERSHREEGSSAYDILDETVSGLREYFDRCLGRILLYRFERGQYHEMHQLWNSSDPNHTCASDTYGAEHLARLLVSLPELIAQTNMDQQSVNRLREELETFTKWFSRQHSRYFVNEYEQPGNDYVDAAKST is encoded by the exons ATGCCTCCTCTTCGCAGATCAACTCGCGTCgtccctcctcggcctgccCCAACCACTCGAGTCACTCGAGCCACCAAAGCAAAGATGATCCAGCCAAAGGAAGATGAGACAATTGAGGAAAAGCTTGCGCGGTACGCTGCTGAAGCTGACTTGCACGACAACCTTACTGTGCTTCCAACCCCTGCGACTTCGGTCTATGTTAAAAACGGCCGCATCAATTTTGATGATTGCTACGTGATGAAGTCTCAGCGCTtcgacaagggcaagatTGGCATCAATCACCCCAAGATTCTCAAGGCAAGACAGCAGGGCGTACCCCCACAGGCAATGGCGCAGATTGAGCGCAACTGGGAGTATATCGACCCCagcttcaacccccccctcgcCGGACTCCCTGCCGAGGTTCGATACCCGGACCGGGTGCCTCACTTCAAGTCTGGGCAGCCTGGTGCTGCCGACACCCTCTTGAAGTTCGAACAAGCGACCCGAGTTTTTCATTGCAAGCTCCAGAGGATGGTGTTCAACATCCAGCAGTTCATTCTGTCCTGCGGGGAAGTAGTCGACGAGGTTAGCGAGGACACCTCCCCGCTTGCCTTTGAGCGGGTTTTTGCTGTTCCTCGTGGCTGGTTTATCTCTTCGGACAAGGTGTTGGCCCCCAGGGCTTATCGGTTGATTCCCGATTCT GAGGACAACTTCCACAACCGCCCCTCGATCAATATCCCTCTCCCCGACCACATGAAGGCTCTCTTGGTCGATGACTGGGAGAACGTCACCAAGAACCAGCAGCTGGTGCCCCTGCCCCACGCTCATCCCGTCAGCGAGATTCTGGACGACTATCTCGCCTACGAGCGCTCTCACCGTGAGGAGGGTTCATCTGCCTATGACATCTTGGACGAGACTGTTTCGGGTCTCCGCGAGTACTTTGATCGCTGCTTGGGCCGCATTCTGCTCTACAG ATTCGAGCGTGGCCAATACCATGAGATGCACCAGTTGTGGAACTCATCCGACCCCAACCACACTTGTGCCAGCGACACCTACGGTGCTGAGCACCTGGCTCGTCTCCttg TCTCGCTTCCCGAGCTTATCGCGCAGACCAACATGGATCAGCAGTCCGTCAACCGCCTCCGcgaggagctggagacgTTCACAAAGTGGTTCTCCCGTCAGCATTCTCGCTACTTCGTCAACGAGTACGAGCAGCCCGGCAATGACTACGTGGATGCGGCGAAGAGCACTTAG
- the MRPL33 gene encoding 39S ribosomal protein L33, mitochondrial (COG:J; EggNog:ENOG503P5MP) yields MSYFRITLHRSAIGLPQRTRDVLSALGLHKRSQTVYHPVEPQFAGMIMKVKELVKVAEVDRKLEKWEVKAERRPDSGFYLEKMAPRMEDGGQKIGSRVLARLRGEESGEMTVEGVRTEGGGQVRL; encoded by the coding sequence atgtcCTACTTCCGCATAACCCTCCACCGCTCAGCCATCGGCCTCCCCCAGCGCACCCGCGACGTGTTATCTGCTCTCGGCCTCCACAAGCGCTCCCAGACCGTCTACCACCCCGTCGAGCCCCAATTCGCAGGCATGATCATGAAAGTGAAAGAACTCGTCAAAGTCGCCGAGGTCGACCGCAAGCTGGAAAAGTGGGAGGTCAAGGCTGAGAGGAGACCCGACAGCGGCTTCTACTTGGAAAAAATGGcgccgaggatggaggatggggggcaAAAGATTGGGTCGAGGGTTTTGGCTAGACTtcggggggaggagagcggGGAGATGACAGTTGAGGGGGTTAGGACTGAGGGGGGTGGACAGGTTAGATTATGA
- the acl1 gene encoding ATP citrate lyase subunit 1 (EggNog:ENOG503NU5J; COG:C): MSPAASNGTNGANGASNPTGGLSANDNIRRFAAPSRPLSPLPAHALFNDKTRCFVYGMQPRAVQGMLDFDFICKRATPSVAGIIYTFGGQFVSKMYWGTSETLLPVYQEVPKAISKHPDVDVVVNFASSRSVYQSTMELMEYPQIKTIAIIAEGVPERRAREIAHIAKKKGVTIIGPATVGGIKPGCFKIGNTGGMMDNIVASKLYRKGSVGYVSKSGGMSNELNNIIANNTDGVYEGVAIGGDRYPGTTFIDHLLRYQADPGCKILVLLGEVGGVEEYKVIDAVKQGIITKPIVAWAIGTCASMFKTEVQFGHAGAFANSQLETAKMKNESMREAGFYVPETFEDMPALLRQVYEKLVKEGTIKPQPEPVVPKIPIDYSWAQELGLIRKPAAFISTISDDRGQELLYAGMPISDVFREDIGIGGVMSLLWFRRRLPPYASKFLEMVLMLTADHGPAVSGAMNTIITTRAGKDLISALVSGLLTIGSRFGGALDGAAEEFTKAFDKGLSPREFVDSMRKANKLIPGIGHRVKSRNNPDLRVELVKEYVKAKFPNHKLLDYALAVETVTTSKKDNLILNVDGCIAVCFVDLVRNCGAFTAEEAEDYLGMGVLNGLFVLGRSIGLIAHYLDQKRLRTGLYRHPWDDITYLLPSLQQSGPPGAEGRVEVQM, translated from the exons ATGTCTCCCGCTGCCTCCAACGGCACCAATGGTGCGAATGGTGCTTCCAACCCAACTGGCGGTCTGTCTGCCAACGACAACATTCGCAGATTCGCTGCCCCCAGCAGGCCACTGAGCCCTCTCCCCGCCCACGCTCTCTTCAACGACAAGACGAGATGCTTCGTCTACGGCATGCAGCCCCGCGCCGTGCAGGGCATGCTCGATTTCGACTTCATCTGCAAGCGGGCGACCCCCTCCGTCGCCGGCATCATCTACACATTCGGCGGCCAGTTCGTCAGCAAGATGTACTGGGGCACCAGCGAGACTCTTCTCCCGGTCTACCAGGAGGTGCCCAAGGCCATTTCCAAGCACCCCGATGTTGATGTCGTTGTCAACTTTGCTTCCTCCCGCTCAGTCTACCAGTCCACCATGGAGCTGATGGAGTACCCCCAGATCAAGACCATTGCCATCATTGCTGAGGGTGTCCCCGAGCGT CGTGCTCGTGAGATCGCCCACAttgccaagaagaagggcgtcACCATTATTGGCCCTGCCACCGTCGGTGGCATCAAGCCCGGCTGCTTCAAGATTGGTAACACTGGTGGTATGATGGACAACATTGTTGCTTCCAAGCTCTACCGCAAGGGTTCCGTTGGTTACGTTTCCAAGTCCGGTGGCATGTCCAACGAGCTCAACAACATTATTGCCAACAACACGGATGGTGTCTACGAGGGTGTGGCCATTGGTGGTGATCGGTACCCCGGCACCACCTTCATTGACCACCTCTTGCGTTACCAGGCCGATCCTGGGTGCAagatcctcgtcctccttggTGAGGTCGGTGGTGTCGAGGAGTACAAGGTCATTGATGCCGTCAAGCAGGGCATCATTACCAAGCCCATTGTCGCGTGGGCTATCGGTACCTGCGCCAGCATGTTCAAGACTGAGGTTCAGTTCGGCCACGCTGGTGCCTTTGCCAATTCTCAGCTCGAAACTGCCAAGATGAAGAACGAGAGCATGAGGGAGGCCGGTTTCTACGTCCCCGAGACCTTCGAGGACATGCCCGCTCTCCTCAGGCAGGTGTACGAGAAGCTCGTCAAGGAGGGCACCATCAAGCCCCAGCCCGAGCCCGTTGTGCCCAAGATCCCCATCGATTACTCGTGGGCCCAGGAGCTTGGTCTCATCCGCAAGCCCGCTGCCTTCATTTCCACCATTTCCGATGACCGTGGCCAGGAACTCCTCTACGCTGGTATGCCCATCTCGGACGTGTTCAGGGAAGATATCGGTATCGGTGGTGTCATGTCTCTGCTGTGgttccgccgccgcctcccaccATACGCCTCCAAGTTCTTGGAGATGGTCCTCATGCTTACCGCTGACCACGGCCCCGCCGTGTCGGGTGCCAtgaacaccatcatcaccacccgtGCCGGTAAGGACCTGATCAGCGCTCTCGTCTCTGGTCTCCTCACCATCGGTTCTCGTTTCGGCGGTGCCCTTGACGGTGCCGCCGAGGAGTTCACCAAGGCCTTTGACAAGGGCCTCAGCCCCCGTGAGTTCGTCGACAGCATGCGCAAGGCGAACAAGCTCATTCCCGGTATTGGTCACCGTGTCAAGTCCCGCAACAACCCCGATTTGCGTGTGGAGCTCGTCAAGGAGTACGTCAAGGCCAAGTTCCCCAACCACAAGCTTCTCGACTATGCGCTCGCCGTCGAGaccgtcaccacctccaagaaGGACAACCTCATTCTCAACGTCGACGGCTGCATTGCCGTCTGCTTCGTGGACCTGGTCAGAAACTGCGGTGCCTtcaccgccgaggaggccgaggactACCTCGGCATGGGTGTGCTCAACGGTCTCTTTGTTCTTGGTCGCAGCATTGGTCTTATTGCCCACTACCTCGATCAGAAGAGACTGCGCACTGGCCTCTACCGCCATCCTTGGGATGATATCACCTACCTTCTTCCTTCCCTCCAGCAGTCTGGTCCTCCAGGCGCCGAGGGCCGTGTTGAGGTGCAGATGTAA
- the acl2 gene encoding beta subunit of ATP citrate lyase (EggNog:ENOG503NU6W; COG:C), translating into MSAKSILEADGKAIINYHLTRAPVIKPSTLPPPTKHNPPPRLASLHFPEDQDVSTVLDQAEVTYPWLLQSDAKFVAKPDQLIKRRGKSGLLALNKTWPEAKAWIAERAGKTQQVEHVEGVLRQFLVEPFVPHPANTEYYININSVRDGDWILFTHEGGVDVGDVDEKAEKILIPVDLSEFPSNEEIAATLLKKIPKGLHNVLVDFIVRLYAVYVDCQFTYMEINPLVVIPNEDATSASVHFLDLAAKLDQTADFECGVKWAIARSPAALGITAPSSANGSVNIDAGPPIEFPAPFGRELSKEEAYIAELDAKTGASLKLTVLNPNGRIWTLVAGGGASVVYADAIASAGFADELANYGEYSGAPTESQTYHYARTVLDLMLRAPLSDKGKVLFIGGGIANFTNVASTFKGVIKALREYAKALNEHNVQIWVRRAGPNYQEGLKNMKAATQELGLQAKIFGPEMHVSGIVPLALIPGKWEAAGIEEFKA; encoded by the exons ATGTCGGCGAAAAGCATTCTCGAGGCCGATGGcaaggccatcatcaactatCACCTCACTCGCGCCCCTGTGATCAAGCCCAGcactctccctccccctaccaagcacaacccccctcctaGACTCGCCTCTCTTCACTTTCCCGAGGACCAGGACGTCTCTACCGTTCTTGACCAGGCTGAGGTCACATACCCGTGGCTCCTCCAGTCGGATGCCAAGTTCGTTGCGAAGCCCGATCAGCTGATCAAGCGCCGTGGAAAGAGCGGTCTTCTCGCTCTCAACAAGACATGGCCCGAGGCGAAGGCGTGGATCGCTGAGCGTGCTGGCAAGACACAGCAGGTTGAGCATGTCGAGGGTGTCCTCCGCCAATTCCTGGTCGAGCCCTTTGTGCCTCACCCCGCCAACACCGAGTACTATATCAAC ATCAACTCAGTCCGCGAT GGCGACTGGATTCTCTTCACCCACGAgggcggtgttgatgttggtgatgtcgacgagaaggccgagaagatCCTCATCCCCGTGGATCTCTCCGAGTTCCCCTCCAACGAGGAGATTGCCGCTACTCTCCTGAAGAAGATCCCCAAGGGTCTTCACAATGTCCTGGTTGACTTCA TTGTCCGTCTCTATGCCGTCTATGTTGACTGCCAGTTCACATACATGGAGATCAACCCCCTTGTGGTCATTCCCAACGAGGATGCCACCTCCGCCAGCGTTCActtcttggacttggctGCCAAGCTCGATCAGACTGCCGACTTCGAGTGCGGTGTGAAGTGGGCCATTGCCAGATCGCCAGCTGCTCTCGGCATCACTgccccatcatcagccaACGGTTCCGTCAACATTGACGCCGGTCCCCCAATCGAGTTCCCTGCTCCTTTCGGCCGTGAGctcagcaaggaggaggcttaCATCGCTGAGCTAGACGCGAAGACTGGCGCTTCCCTCAAGCTTACcgtcctcaaccccaacggcAGAATCTGGACTCTggtcgctggtggtggtgcttccGTCGTCTACGCCGATGCCATTGCCTCTGCTGGTTTCGCCGACGAGCTTGCCAACTATGGTGAGTACTCTGGTGCTCCCACCGAGTCCCAGACCTACCACTATGCCCGCACTGTCCTCGACCTTATGCTCCGTGCGCCATTGAGCGACAAGGGCAAGGTCCTGTTCATCGGTGGTGGTATTgccaacttcaccaacgTTGCCTCCACCTTCAAGGGTGTGATCAAGGCCCTCAGAGAGTACGCCAAGGCTCTCAACGAGCACAACGTCCAGATCTGGGTCCGTCGTGCCGGCCCCAACTACCAGGAGGGTCTCAAGAACATGAAGGCCGCGACACAAGAACTCGGCCTCCAGGCCAAGATCTTCGGCCCCGAGATGCACGTCAGCGGTATCGTGCCCCTTGCCCTCATCCCCGGCAAGTGGGAGGCTGCCGGTATCGAGGAGTTCAAGGCTTAA